In Telopea speciosissima isolate NSW1024214 ecotype Mountain lineage chromosome 10, Tspe_v1, whole genome shotgun sequence, the DNA window ATATTTCAGTTTTTAGATCCATAAGTGACATAGGGATGTAACAGAACAAGAACTTCTAGCTAGAGATTTCAATGGTTTTGACCTCtgccttctttatttcttccttgGGCACGGTGACAGTGAGCACTCCATTCTCCATTGCAGCCTTCACCTGATCGATCTTGGCATTCTCAGGCAACCTGAACCTGCGCAGGAACTTGCCACTGCTACGCTCAACCCGGTGCCAATGGTCACTCTTCTCTTCCTGCTCTTTGCTCCTCTCTCCACTGATCTGGAGAACTCTGCCTTCTTCCACTTCAACCTTCACTTCTTCCTTCTTGATACCAGGAAGATCAGCTTTGAAGATATGGGCTTCTGGGGTCTCCTTCCAATCGATTCGGGCATTGGCAAACGCAGCTGTTTCATTGGAGAATTGGGAGCGAGGAATAGATAGGGAAGTTGAGAAGGGACAGTTGAATAGATCGTAGATGGTTTGCCGGTCATTAAAGAAGCTTGGGATGATCGACATTGCCACTGATTTAGTTTTTTTTGTAGGGATTGACACGAATTACAGAGAACTCTTCACAGATTGCTCGATGCTTGGTGCAAAACTTCCTGAATGTTGTGGTGAAAGGACATGAGTCCAATATTTATAGAACAGGGGAGGGAGAATTCCAGTGTTTTCTCGGGTTTTCCTTCACTGGCTTTAAAATGTCCTAGAAACTATTTGAGAAACAAGACAAGAATCTGATGCTTTTCTTTATGTTTCGTTCTTCGGATTTTCCTGAACATTCTAGCACTTTCTCAGCCATTCGAAACTTTTTATAATCTGGCCCCAGATTGTGGGGCTGTTAATGCGTTGGGCCAGGAACCCAAGTCACCCAAATAGATTTCTTGGTGCTTTCcttgattcttctttttttggatttCGTGAACATTCTAGCACTTTCTC includes these proteins:
- the LOC122642363 gene encoding 18.1 kDa class I heat shock protein-like; its protein translation is MSIIPSFFNDRQTIYDLFNCPFSTSLSIPRSQFSNETAAFANARIDWKETPEAHIFKADLPGIKKEEVKVEVEEGRVLQISGERSKEQEEKSDHWHRVERSSGKFLRRFRLPENAKIDQVKAAMENGVLTVTVPKEEIKKAEVKTIEISS